The following nucleotide sequence is from Halapricum desulfuricans.
ATATTTACCGACGTTCGTGACCACGGGTCAAAACAGCTACGGGATCGTCCCGCCCAACGTGTTTGGTCCGGCTTTGATAGCGAAACCGGAGCTAATCACTGGTATGTCCGAACACGCCCACCGACTGACGGTACCGAAACTCGTCCCCGAAGTCCCGGGCGGGACGACGCTGGCGGTCTCGCGCGTGGCACTGCTCGCACTGACGGTCGCGTTCGCCGTGGCGACGGTCGCCGGCTTCGAGCCGTCGCTTCGCGCGCAGGCGATCGTCTACATCTTCGGGATGGTCGCGCTGAACCTCCCTCACGGCGGGTTCGAGCACTTCAACAACCTCCGTCGGCGGACAGTCACCTTTCAGGTGCGCTATCTGGGACTGTACCTGACGGCCATCGCCGGGTTCATCGCGCTGTTGTTCGTGGCCCCGATCGCCGGACTGACGCTCGCGATCGGCGTCGCGGTCGCCAAGGGCGGCTACGGCGACCTGCACGTGATGGAGGTCACCTTCGGAGCCGACCACCTGCAAAGCGAGTTCCAGCGTACGCTGGCGGCGCTGGTCCGGGGCGGTGCAGTCATGGCCGTCCCGATATTCTTCTTCCCTGATACGTTTCACACGTTCAGCGCGATGATGGTCGACATGTTCGAACCCGGCGGGCTCGCGCCCGTGAGTCAGTACTTCGATCTGACCCGGTGGCTCGTCGGCGGCGGGTTCGGCGCGCTGGTCGTCGCTCACCTCGCGCTGGGATACGTCCGTGCCTCGGGAACCGGTTCGTACGTCGCCGACGCCGCGGAGACGCTGCTTCTGGTCGGCTACTTCGCGGTCGTGCCGGTCGTCATCGCCGTCGGGTTGTACTTCCCGCTGTGGTATTCCGCCCGACAGGTCGCGCGGACGACGGCCATCGACGCCGAACCGACGGGGTCGACGACCGGCGAGGGAGTGCTCGCGATCCTCGACAGCGACGACACCCGGCTGGTCGCGCTCGGGGCCTGGGGCGTGCTGATCGCCGGCAGCGTCGCTACCTTCGGGCTTGCGGCGCTGCTGTGGGCGCTCGCGCCCCAGCCGCTGGGCGGTGCGGGCCTTCCCGTCGGGCTGGTCGCGTTCTGGAGCATTTTCATTAGTATTATCGCGCTGCCACACGTCGTCGTCGGTTCGTGGTACGACCGCGATCGCGGGATCTGGTACGTGCCCTGACTATGTTCGAGAATACTCCACTCAGCGGGACGGACGTGACGGTACTGGGCGGTGGCTTCGGCGGGCTCTCGGCGGCCGCGTACCTCGCGGACGCGGGGGCGGACGTGACCGTCCTCGAGCAGAACGAGCGCCTCGGCGGTGCCGCGAACCTCATCGAGGGTGAGGGGTTCCGGTTCGATACCGGCCCCTCCTGGTATCTGATGCCCGACGTCTTCGAGCGGTTCTTCGATCACTTCGATCGCGACCCCGAGGACTACTACACGATCGAGCCGCTCGATCCGCACTACCGGGTGTTCTACACCGAGACCGACCCACAGCCCGAGAAGGGATCGCCGTACGCCGACGACCTCGAGACGCAGCCCGACTGCGACTGGGTGACGACGACGCCGGACGTCTCTCAGTCACGGGAGATCTTCGCGGCCTACGAGGACGGGGGTGGCGAGACCTTCGACGAGTACCTCGCGGAGGCCGAGTACTCCTACGAGGTCGGGATGGAGCACTTCGTCTACGAGGACCGATCGCGGCTGCGCGACATGATCGACCTCGACGTCGCAAGATCCGGCCGCGGGCTGTCGCTGCTGGGGTCGATGCAGGACCACGTCGAGAGCTACTTCGACGAGCCGAAACTCCAGCAGCTGCTGCAGTACACGCTCGTGTTCCTCGGCGGGTCGCCCCACAACACGCCGGCGCTGTACAACCTGATGGCCCACGTCGACTACAACCTCGGCGTCTACTACCCGGAGGGCGGGATCTACAGCGTCGTCGAGGGACTCGCAGATCTCGGTGCGGAACTCGGCGTCGACTACGAGACCGGCGTCGGAGTCACCGACATCCAGCACACGACGACCGGGCTGGCGCTACAGACTTCTGAGGGACGTCGCCGGACGGAGACGCTGGTCTCGAACGCCAACCCGGCCCACGTCGAGCGCGAGTTGCTCTCGCCGGGGAGCCGCGACCACGATCCCGAACACTGGGAGGAAAAGACCTACGCGCCCTCCGCGATCATGTTTTACCTCGGCGTCGAGGGCGACGTGGGGCCGCTGGCCCATCACTCGCTGGTGTTCCCGCCGGACTGGGACCCCCACTTCGAGCGGATCTTCGACGACCCGGCCTGGCCGGACGATCCCGCCTACTACCTGTCGGTCCCCTCGAAGACCGACGACACCGTCGCGCCAGACGGCCACCACGCGGTCGTGATCCTCGTCCCGATCGCGCCTGGGCTGGACGACGACGGCGAGACCCGCGAGCGCTACCGCGAGAAGGTCCTCACCCACCTCGCCGAGGAAGTGGGCGTGGACCTGCGCGACCGGATCGTCTTCGAGCGGTCGGCCTGCGTCTCCGACTATCGAAGCCAGTACAACTACCCGAAGGGGACGGCGCTCGGGCTCGCGCACACGCTGCGACAGACCGGGCCGCTGCGGCCGTCCCACCGGGCGTCGAACGTCGACGGCCTCTACTACGTCGGCAGCTACACCAACCCCGGAATCGGCGTCCCGATGACGCTGATCAGCGGCCAGCACGTCGCCGAGGCGGTCGTCGAGGACCGCGCCGGATCCGGGTCACCGCTGGATCGACTGAGGGCCCGGATTTAAATCGCCCCCGACCGTAGCAGGTCGGTATGACTGCGGCGTCGGAGACGCGGCGGCTCTTGCGCGTGGGCGAGACTCCCCGATCGGGGCCGGTCGACGCGGACTCGCTTGAACGCGCCATCGAGGGTGCCGTCGTCGTCGAATCCGACTTCCCGGCGGCACTGGATCGCGTGACAGACGGGGACGTCGACGGAGCCGTCGTCGATCACCGCGAGAGCGGGTTCGACGGGATCGCCTTCCTGCGGGCGGTTCGGCAGGATCGCCCGTCTTTTCCGGTCGTGCTCGTCCCGGCGACAGACGACGGGAGCGTGGCCCGCCGCGCCGTCGAGGAGAACGTGACCGCCTACGTGCCCGCGAGCGGGGACGACACGCTCGAGCTCGTCGCACAAAAGGTCAAACAGCACGTCGGGGCGCGTTCGAGCGAGCGCGGCCGCGTGCGGATGCCGATCAGCGACCTGACCGCCGAGGAGGAACAGCGACTCAAGGAGCGGGCGATGGACGAGGCGCCGGTCGGGATGACGATCGCCGACGCGACGCTGCCGGACGAGCCGCTGATCTACGTCAACGACGCCTTCGAGCGGATCACGGGGTACAGCAAACAGGAGACGGTCGGCGTCAACTGCCGGTTTCTTCAGGGCCCGGACACCGATATCGAGAAGACACACGAGATCAGAGACGCGCTCGACGCGGGCGAGTCGGTCTCCGTCGAGATGCGCAACTATCACAAAGACGGCTCGGAGTTCTGGAACGAACTGAAGATCACGCCGATCCGCGACGACGAGGGGGAGATAACGAACTTCGTCGCCTTCCAGCAGGACGTCACCGGGCGCAAGGAGGCCGAACTCCAGCTCGAGCGCGAGCGCGAGCGCCTCCAGCGGTTGCTCGACCGGATCAACGGGCTGATCGGGGACGTCACCGAGATCGTCGTCACGGCTGACTCGACCGACGACGTCTACGCGCGTTCGGCCGAGCGTATCGAGGACGACGAGGCGGTCTCCCGGGCCTGGATCGGCGAGTACGATCCCGGTGCGCGCGTCGTTCGGACGCGGGCCGGCGGCGACGGCGAGATCGATCTGACGGCCGGCGACGCCGGGCCGCTGGCGGCCGCGATCGACGAGCAGTCGCTCGCGCGCCTCGACGACGCGCCTGCCGACCCAGTCGGCTGTCGGGACGAGGAGACAGGTGTCGTGATCCCGCTGACCTACCGGCGGACGACCTACGGGGTGCTTGCGGTCTACAGCCGCACACAGACCTTCGACGAGGAGGAGACGACCGTCCTGCAGGCGCTGGGTCGCTCGATCGGCGCGGCGGTCAACGACCTGCTGAGCAAGCAGACCGTGACGACCGACACGGTGATCGAGATCGGCGTCGAGTTACACGACGCGACGCCGCTGACCCGCCTCGCGAGAGCACTCGGCGAGCGGGCCGTCCACGAGAACACGCTGATCCGCCACGACGGCGACCTGCTGTTGCTGTTCGAGGTCGACGGGGAGACGGACGCGGTCGTCGACGCGGCCGAGTCGATCCCCGAAGTGATCGGCGTGACCGTCCTCGCCGACGAGGACGACCCGATGATCGAGGTGGCCCTCGAGCGGCCCGCGTTCGTCGGCACGCTCTCGGAGTTCGGCGCGCAGATCACGACCGTCGAGTTCGACGCCAACGCCGTCGAGTTGCGGTTCGGGGTCGCGACCGAACAGAACGGGCGAGCGATCGTTGACGAACTCGAGGACAGCTACGAGACCGTCGAGCTGATCGCCTACCACGAGTCCGACCAGCCCGCACAGACCAGGCAGGGGTTCCGCGCCGCCGTCGAGGACGAACTGACCGCCAGACAGCTGACGGCGCTTCAGAAGGCCTACGTCAGCGGCTTCTTCGAGTGGCCGCGCCGCAGCGACGGCGACC
It contains:
- a CDS encoding Brp/Blh family beta-carotene 15,15'-dioxygenase — its product is MSEHAHRLTVPKLVPEVPGGTTLAVSRVALLALTVAFAVATVAGFEPSLRAQAIVYIFGMVALNLPHGGFEHFNNLRRRTVTFQVRYLGLYLTAIAGFIALLFVAPIAGLTLAIGVAVAKGGYGDLHVMEVTFGADHLQSEFQRTLAALVRGGAVMAVPIFFFPDTFHTFSAMMVDMFEPGGLAPVSQYFDLTRWLVGGGFGALVVAHLALGYVRASGTGSYVADAAETLLLVGYFAVVPVVIAVGLYFPLWYSARQVARTTAIDAEPTGSTTGEGVLAILDSDDTRLVALGAWGVLIAGSVATFGLAALLWALAPQPLGGAGLPVGLVAFWSIFISIIALPHVVVGSWYDRDRGIWYVP
- a CDS encoding phytoene desaturase family protein; this encodes MFENTPLSGTDVTVLGGGFGGLSAAAYLADAGADVTVLEQNERLGGAANLIEGEGFRFDTGPSWYLMPDVFERFFDHFDRDPEDYYTIEPLDPHYRVFYTETDPQPEKGSPYADDLETQPDCDWVTTTPDVSQSREIFAAYEDGGGETFDEYLAEAEYSYEVGMEHFVYEDRSRLRDMIDLDVARSGRGLSLLGSMQDHVESYFDEPKLQQLLQYTLVFLGGSPHNTPALYNLMAHVDYNLGVYYPEGGIYSVVEGLADLGAELGVDYETGVGVTDIQHTTTGLALQTSEGRRRTETLVSNANPAHVERELLSPGSRDHDPEHWEEKTYAPSAIMFYLGVEGDVGPLAHHSLVFPPDWDPHFERIFDDPAWPDDPAYYLSVPSKTDDTVAPDGHHAVVILVPIAPGLDDDGETRERYREKVLTHLAEEVGVDLRDRIVFERSACVSDYRSQYNYPKGTALGLAHTLRQTGPLRPSHRASNVDGLYYVGSYTNPGIGVPMTLISGQHVAEAVVEDRAGSGSPLDRLRARI
- a CDS encoding bacterio-opsin activator domain-containing protein, giving the protein MTAASETRRLLRVGETPRSGPVDADSLERAIEGAVVVESDFPAALDRVTDGDVDGAVVDHRESGFDGIAFLRAVRQDRPSFPVVLVPATDDGSVARRAVEENVTAYVPASGDDTLELVAQKVKQHVGARSSERGRVRMPISDLTAEEEQRLKERAMDEAPVGMTIADATLPDEPLIYVNDAFERITGYSKQETVGVNCRFLQGPDTDIEKTHEIRDALDAGESVSVEMRNYHKDGSEFWNELKITPIRDDEGEITNFVAFQQDVTGRKEAELQLERERERLQRLLDRINGLIGDVTEIVVTADSTDDVYARSAERIEDDEAVSRAWIGEYDPGARVVRTRAGGDGEIDLTAGDAGPLAAAIDEQSLARLDDAPADPVGCRDEETGVVIPLTYRRTTYGVLAVYSRTQTFDEEETTVLQALGRSIGAAVNDLLSKQTVTTDTVIEIGVELHDATPLTRLARALGERAVHENTLIRHDGDLLLLFEVDGETDAVVDAAESIPEVIGVTVLADEDDPMIEVALERPAFVGTLSEFGAQITTVEFDANAVELRFGVATEQNGRAIVDELEDSYETVELIAYHESDQPAQTRQGFRAAVEDELTARQLTALQKAYVSGFFEWPRRSDGDQLAASMDVVPSTFYQHLRAAEKKLLTAFFEGDS